A single window of Nocardioides baekrokdamisoli DNA harbors:
- a CDS encoding UPF0182 family protein, translating into MSSDDIEPEQPTWRRTRRWPVVALGFAILLVFALAWAGTYANAAWYDSVGYGDVYSTLAVTKAGLFGCTAVLVALAMGGSILLASRHRPAEMAGGSWVERYRAYAEPVRLWIWICITVIAALALGVAETSRWRDALLWWQGGSFGMRDPWFHHDVGFYVFTLPWLHDLIDLGLTLGLLALATSLAAHYFYGGITISPAVSWTRAAQRQLAAFGAVTLVCKAGDYWLARYDAVHAGGPYATGLGYVDQHATDPGREILTYAALICAGLLLWQWRRPRWRTPMVAVILLFISSATLTLIWPAILQSSVVRADPIAHERDNLTASIAATRAAYGLDRLTTGHLSGDAAATASLPILDPAQVRLEMKAVGAGTISPPELDRYVVDGKPRPVLVSMAQRGGTGGVLAAYADAGDRAGKARVLTTWAQNDLTHDLAASVAAPLYVGPDMVGGLARAGTSPGVPLTGINRVAYALANGDLGVLSERGTYATRLDPLQRAARVAPWLQLDRHPYLTIVGGRALWVIDGYTTTGNYPGSSVESWSGMTGDGTPGSSSAYDTVNYARDAVKITVDAQDGSVRLYEWDADPILHAWEGIFPGLVHTRAEIPPELQPHLRYPTDLFAVQRFQAQAYATATPDSLLAMQDTQIPTVGDGNARVEPQRAFVNGVWSVLSPMSAANGHDLASVLVANSDATSPDYGQLQWLTPSTTTPSPAGVNAIMRADPRVRAEIATFASSATPRWGPLLVTPTSAGPIWAASLYAVGTDPTTPPPLADVVVDVRGSVGVAHTIEEALAAAAKDGANGSRTAAALIKDANALLAHSLDGTLSPADRDALVQQAKAKLDAAAALLASTK; encoded by the coding sequence ATGAGCAGCGACGACATCGAGCCGGAGCAGCCGACCTGGCGAAGGACGCGCCGGTGGCCCGTCGTCGCCCTCGGCTTCGCCATCCTGCTCGTGTTCGCGCTGGCCTGGGCCGGGACGTACGCGAACGCCGCCTGGTACGACTCGGTCGGTTACGGCGACGTCTACAGCACGCTTGCGGTGACCAAGGCTGGACTCTTCGGTTGCACGGCCGTCCTGGTGGCGCTCGCCATGGGCGGATCGATCCTGCTCGCCTCGCGTCATCGCCCGGCCGAGATGGCTGGCGGGTCGTGGGTCGAGCGTTACCGCGCGTACGCCGAACCGGTGCGCTTGTGGATCTGGATCTGCATCACTGTGATCGCGGCCTTGGCGCTCGGCGTCGCCGAGACGAGCCGGTGGCGTGACGCGCTCCTGTGGTGGCAGGGCGGCTCCTTCGGCATGCGTGATCCGTGGTTCCACCACGACGTCGGCTTCTACGTCTTCACCCTGCCGTGGCTCCATGACCTGATCGATCTGGGGTTGACGCTCGGACTTCTGGCGCTCGCGACGAGCCTTGCGGCGCACTACTTCTACGGCGGGATCACGATCTCGCCGGCGGTTTCGTGGACTCGAGCGGCCCAACGCCAACTGGCCGCTTTCGGGGCCGTCACGCTCGTCTGCAAGGCCGGCGACTACTGGCTGGCGCGGTACGACGCCGTTCACGCCGGTGGGCCGTACGCAACCGGCCTCGGATATGTCGACCAGCACGCCACTGACCCGGGGCGGGAGATCCTCACGTACGCGGCGCTGATCTGCGCCGGTCTGCTGCTGTGGCAGTGGCGCCGCCCGCGGTGGCGTACGCCCATGGTCGCGGTGATCCTGCTGTTCATCAGCTCAGCGACTCTCACCCTGATCTGGCCCGCGATTCTGCAGAGTTCGGTCGTACGCGCCGACCCGATCGCTCACGAACGCGACAACCTCACCGCCTCGATCGCCGCGACGCGCGCGGCGTACGGCCTGGATCGACTGACGACCGGTCATCTGAGCGGGGACGCTGCCGCGACCGCCAGCCTTCCGATCCTGGATCCTGCGCAGGTACGACTCGAGATGAAGGCGGTCGGTGCCGGCACGATCTCGCCGCCGGAACTGGATCGCTACGTCGTCGACGGGAAGCCTCGGCCGGTCCTGGTCTCGATGGCGCAGCGCGGCGGCACCGGCGGCGTCCTGGCCGCGTACGCCGATGCCGGCGACCGTGCCGGGAAGGCTCGCGTCCTGACGACCTGGGCCCAGAACGACCTCACCCACGACCTGGCTGCCTCGGTGGCTGCGCCGCTGTACGTCGGCCCGGACATGGTCGGCGGCCTCGCTCGCGCTGGGACCTCGCCGGGGGTGCCGTTGACCGGGATCAACCGGGTCGCGTACGCGCTGGCGAACGGCGACCTGGGGGTGCTCAGCGAGCGTGGAACGTACGCAACCCGGCTCGACCCGCTGCAGCGTGCCGCCCGGGTGGCGCCGTGGCTGCAACTGGATCGCCATCCCTATCTGACGATCGTGGGTGGCCGTGCGCTCTGGGTGATCGACGGCTACACCACGACCGGGAACTACCCCGGGAGTTCCGTCGAGTCGTGGTCCGGCATGACCGGGGACGGCACGCCCGGATCCTCCTCGGCCTATGACACGGTCAACTACGCCCGCGACGCCGTGAAGATCACCGTCGATGCGCAGGACGGTTCGGTCCGGTTGTACGAATGGGACGCGGACCCGATCCTGCACGCGTGGGAGGGGATCTTCCCCGGGCTCGTGCACACCCGCGCCGAGATCCCGCCGGAGCTGCAACCGCATCTGCGGTACCCCACGGACCTCTTCGCCGTACAGCGGTTCCAGGCGCAGGCGTACGCCACCGCGACTCCGGACTCGCTCCTCGCCATGCAGGACACCCAGATCCCGACGGTCGGCGACGGAAATGCGCGGGTCGAACCCCAACGGGCTTTCGTCAACGGTGTCTGGTCGGTGTTGTCGCCGATGTCGGCCGCCAACGGCCACGACCTGGCCAGCGTCCTGGTGGCGAATTCCGATGCGACCTCGCCCGACTACGGCCAACTCCAGTGGCTGACCCCGTCCACGACGACCCCCAGCCCAGCAGGCGTCAACGCGATCATGCGGGCAGATCCGCGCGTACGCGCCGAGATCGCAACGTTCGCCAGCTCGGCGACGCCTCGTTGGGGTCCCCTGCTGGTGACCCCGACGAGTGCCGGTCCGATCTGGGCTGCGTCGCTGTACGCGGTGGGCACCGACCCGACCACGCCGCCGCCGCTGGCCGATGTGGTGGTCGATGTCCGCGGCTCGGTGGGTGTGGCGCACACCATCGAGGAGGCGCTGGCGGCCGCCGCGAAGGACGGCGCGAACGGGTCCCGGACCGCCGCGGCGCTGATCAAGGACGCAAACGCGTTGTTGGCCCACTCGCTCGACGGGACGTTGTCGCCGGCTGACCGGGATGCGCTCGTGCAGCAGGCGAAGGCGAAGCTCGATGCGGCCGCCGCGTTGCTCGCCTCGACGAAATAG